In Rhizobium sp. BG4, the genomic stretch ATGTCGTCGGCAAAATGCTGGAGCCGGTCCCTGTCGACGTCGGCTCCTTTTGCCAAGGCGTCGAACCATGACGTTTCGGACATGACCAGCGGCTCGATTTTCTTGACGATCTCCTCAAGTTGAGGGTCCTCTGAAAGCCGCAGGTCAAAATTCGCCCGCTTCAGGATGCTCATGCGCGAGTATAGAATGTCGTATCGGGTGGAAAGTGCCTTGGCGGCTTCCAACGAAAAGTCGCCGGTTGCAAGCATGATGTCCGCTTCCTCATTCAGGCGGCGTGCTTCCCGGTCGAGCTGATAGACCGACCAGAGCGCGTTCTCGCGCACGCCATCCTGAAGAGCTTCGTATCGTTGATAGATACCCGACATCAGATAGATGAGCCCGATCAAAAGAACGGTCGCGAAGGCCTGGAGCAGTGCCGTCGCCTTGCTGACCTTCCTGATCACGTCACCGTTTGCGCGGGCGCCGTCGGGCATCACTTCACCTCGATCGCCTTGATCTGCCACACTGAACGCGAGAAGTATTTCTCGTTATAGAGCGAGCCGTCCTTGTCGAAGGGATAGACCAGGAAGACGGGCCCCTTGTCACGAACGGACATGACCTGGCCGTCCATGCGCGTCGCCAGCATCGTGTCGAGCTTCGTGGCATCGTCAAAAGGTACGTCTGCAGCGTAATCGTTCAGCGCCACCAGCTTGAGATCGGAGCCATGCGCACCTGCAGCGTCGAGGACTGCGCGGAAAAGCGGCCCCGAGAATTCGACCTTGCCGGTTGTCCAGGGCGTCTCCATGCTGCCCGAGCGGCCTTGCAGCGCCTCTAGCATCTGCAGGTCGAACTGCGCGGTACCATCGACATTGGGATGATCGAGCTTTCCGGTGATCGTCAGGATGACATCCCCCTTGGGAGCATCCAGCGCGAATGAAGGCATGGGAAGGAGGGCGACGGCGGCGAATGCCACCGAAGTGAGAAGCTGACGCATGTAAACACCTTGAAAAATCAGCGGCTTTTGGCGCTGGATGTCACGACGGCATGCCTGAAAGGCGGCGTCCTATGGCTGCAACCCACGCGATGCGTAGCAGGACATAGCCGACATCATGTCGGCCTAGGCAGTGATGCCCGGACACCCCAAAACTAGGGGTCATTCCCTCACATTTCGTAAATCTGATAAAGCAAAGTCTAAACAGGACCCCATTTCTGGGGTGCGAAGGAAAAACATCGTTAAGAATAGGCTCAGCCTTAAGGTGAACGAAAAGTGTGAGCGCCGGATAGCGCTCTCCCACGCGGGCCGTATGGACCGTTTGGCAGCCTATGAATTGTGGAAATGCATCAGGCAATAAGTCGGCGCCGGATCGCTTCGGCAATGGCCTGCGTCCTGTTGGCGGCACCGAGCTTCTTGGCGGCAGACTTTATATAGCTGTTGACGGTCTCCAGCTGATAACCGGTCGCCCTGCCGATGCCTTCGCTCGTCAAGCCAAGGCTCGCCTGGGAGAGGCATGCCATCTCTCCCTTGGAAAGGCGCATCTGCTCTGCGGCATAGCGCTCCATCAATGGCTTGGTAAA encodes the following:
- a CDS encoding molybdopterin-dependent oxidoreductase produces the protein MRQLLTSVAFAAVALLPMPSFALDAPKGDVILTITGKLDHPNVDGTAQFDLQMLEALQGRSGSMETPWTTGKVEFSGPLFRAVLDAAGAHGSDLKLVALNDYAADVPFDDATKLDTMLATRMDGQVMSVRDKGPVFLVYPFDKDGSLYNEKYFSRSVWQIKAIEVK